The following proteins come from a genomic window of Coriobacteriia bacterium:
- a CDS encoding ABC transporter permease gives MSKDSKKKATELAPGEQPKKWTRFDAAWLAFRKDKTAVVSITLLAIIIVACLIAPLLPLNPNATDVVNRLSGPSLRHLFGTDELGRDYLARVLYGGRVSLLVGTLAMLTSLVIGIVVGTVAGLCGGIVDALLMRLVDILSSIPWMVLVMVVSIFLKPGITSIILVIGLFSWMEIARLVRAETQSIKERDFVQYARLCGVSTPRVIARHIIPSALPTIITASTTSLAGAIMTESSLSFLGVGVQQPMSSWGSLLQAAQTTMQNDIYMAIIPGLLIVIVIFAFNKFGNVMRVFADPQVMSGERGQD, from the coding sequence ATGTCGAAGGACTCCAAGAAGAAGGCAACGGAGCTCGCGCCCGGTGAGCAGCCGAAGAAGTGGACGCGCTTCGACGCGGCTTGGCTGGCGTTTCGCAAGGACAAGACCGCCGTCGTCTCCATCACGCTGCTCGCCATCATCATCGTGGCGTGCCTCATCGCGCCGCTGCTGCCGCTCAACCCCAACGCGACCGACGTCGTGAATCGTCTGTCGGGCCCGTCGCTGCGGCACCTCTTCGGCACGGACGAGCTCGGCCGCGACTACCTTGCGCGCGTTCTGTACGGCGGCCGTGTCAGCCTGCTCGTCGGTACGCTGGCCATGCTAACGAGCCTCGTCATCGGCATCGTCGTCGGCACGGTGGCCGGCCTGTGCGGCGGCATCGTCGACGCACTGCTCATGCGCCTCGTCGACATCCTGTCGTCCATCCCGTGGATGGTGCTCGTCATGGTGGTGTCCATCTTCCTCAAGCCGGGCATCACGTCCATCATCCTCGTCATCGGCCTGTTCAGCTGGATGGAGATCGCCCGTCTCGTGCGCGCGGAGACGCAGTCCATCAAGGAGCGCGACTTCGTGCAGTACGCCCGCCTGTGCGGCGTGAGCACGCCTCGCGTCATTGCACGCCACATCATCCCCTCGGCGCTGCCGACGATCATCACGGCGTCCACGACGTCGCTGGCCGGCGCCATCATGACGGAGTCGTCGCTGTCGTTCCTCGGCGTCGGCGTGCAGCAGCCCATGTCCTCGTGGGGCAGCCTGCTGCAGGCGGCACAGACGACGATGCAGAACGATATCTACATGGCCATCATCCCCGGCCTGCTGATCGTGATCGTCATCTTCGCGTTCAACAAGTTCGGCA
- a CDS encoding ABC transporter permease translates to MAKYILRRILIAVPIVLLITILVFLLMDLAPYDAVDAMVNPKMSAETVAAIKAKYGYDQPFFVRYANWLGGLVTGDMGYSIVTKQAISEQLAARVPNTILLVLPAYLTAYVLAIALGLTAGMHRGGRLDRIIDGIASVLIAVPSFWLSMLLIFVFGYLLRWLPIVGMQTVGDGSFIDVLRHYILPYVTLTIAFLPDNLRYVRSSTITQTTQDYVTVQEAFGATRKEIMVKHVCRNVLVPVITRLGMAMPLLVTGAIITETIFSWPGVGPYFITAIKGMDYPVVMVILVFSSTLVVLGNLLADVLCALTDPRVRQGGAQ, encoded by the coding sequence GTGGCAAAGTACATCCTACGCCGCATACTCATCGCGGTGCCCATCGTATTGCTGATCACCATCCTGGTGTTCTTGCTCATGGACCTGGCGCCCTACGACGCCGTGGACGCCATGGTCAACCCGAAGATGTCCGCTGAGACCGTTGCGGCCATCAAAGCCAAGTACGGCTATGACCAGCCATTCTTTGTGCGCTATGCCAACTGGCTCGGGGGCCTCGTCACCGGCGACATGGGCTACTCCATCGTCACGAAGCAGGCGATCTCAGAACAGCTCGCCGCGCGCGTGCCCAACACGATCCTGCTCGTGCTGCCGGCCTACCTGACCGCTTACGTGCTCGCCATCGCACTGGGCCTGACGGCCGGCATGCACCGCGGCGGCCGCCTCGACCGCATCATCGACGGCATCGCCTCCGTGCTCATCGCCGTGCCGTCGTTCTGGCTGTCGATGTTGCTCATCTTCGTGTTCGGCTACCTGCTGCGCTGGTTGCCAATCGTCGGCATGCAAACGGTTGGCGACGGGTCGTTCATCGACGTTCTGCGGCACTACATCCTGCCGTACGTCACGCTGACGATCGCGTTCCTGCCGGATAACCTGCGCTATGTCCGCAGCTCGACCATCACGCAGACGACGCAGGACTACGTCACCGTGCAGGAGGCCTTCGGCGCCACGCGCAAGGAGATCATGGTCAAGCACGTGTGCCGCAACGTTCTCGTGCCGGTCATCACCCGTCTGGGCATGGCCATGCCGCTGCTCGTCACCGGCGCCATCATCACGGAGACCATCTTCTCGTGGCCGGGCGTCGGCCCGTACTTCATCACGGCCATCAAGGGCATGGACTATCCCGTCGTCATGGTGATCCTCGTGTTCTCCTCGACGCTCGTCGTGCTGGGCAACCTGCTTGCCGACGTGCTGTGCGCCCTGACTGACCCGCGCGTTCGCCAGGGAGGTGCGCAGTAA